Part of the Armatimonadota bacterium genome is shown below.
ACCGGCGCATCGTCGTCCAGTAGCACATCGGTCTCTCGAGCAACGGAGGGGCGGCCTGGCTCCCGGGTCGCCCCTCCTCGTCGTCGGCAGGCCCGACGCCCCCAAGGGCCGGGGGCCCGTCCAGGTTTTGTTCAGGTGCCCCTGCTAGGGTGGCCCTGCGATGGCGACACCCCTTGCCCCTGAGGCCCCGGTCGCCGGCCCGACGGCTGCCGAGGCCGTACCGCGGCCCGACGACGCCCCGGCGACGCTGTTGCTGCGCGCAGCCGGGCAGGTCGTCGACGGGCTGGTCGCCTTTGCCGTCTTCTTCCTCGTTGGCATGCGTGTGGCGGCCCGGTACGGCGGCCTGACCGGCGGCGGGTTCCAGCTGGAAGGCGGGCCGGCGTTCCTGACCATAGGGCTGGTCGGTCTCGTGCTGCTCGCCTACTTCGCCCTGGGCGAGGCCCTCGTCGGCGCCACCCTCGGCAAGGTGGCGGCAGGGATCCGCGTACGCCGGCAGGAGGGCGGGCGCCTGAGCCTGGCCCGGGCGGTCATCCGCAACGTGCTGCGGCTGGTCGACGGGCTGGCGCTCTACCTGGTGGGCATGGTGGTGATCATGGTCACGCCCGGACGCCAGCGGCTGGGGGACCTGGCCGCGCGGGCGGTCGTGGTCCGCCGGCCCACCCCACGCGCGGTGCAGGTGCTGGCGGTGATCGCCGCCCTGGCGCTCGCCGTGGGCAGCGTGGTCCTGAGCGCCCGCACGGGTGGGGGTGAGGGCCCGCGGGCCCAGGCCCCCGGCCGGTTTGTGGCCGCCGCGCGGGTGAGCGGGCCGGAGGCCGGCGCATGAGGCCGCGCCGGTGAGCCAGGAGGTCCTCCAGGAGATCCTGGCCCGGGCCCT
Proteins encoded:
- a CDS encoding RDD family protein; this encodes MATPLAPEAPVAGPTAAEAVPRPDDAPATLLLRAAGQVVDGLVAFAVFFLVGMRVAARYGGLTGGGFQLEGGPAFLTIGLVGLVLLAYFALGEALVGATLGKVAAGIRVRRQEGGRLSLARAVIRNVLRLVDGLALYLVGMVVIMVTPGRQRLGDLAARAVVVRRPTPRAVQVLAVIAALALAVGSVVLSARTGGGEGPRAQAPGRFVAAARVSGPEAGA